In Elusimicrobiota bacterium, one DNA window encodes the following:
- a CDS encoding ABC transporter ATP-binding protein: protein MTALLEIRDLRVEYRRGNVAAVRGVSIDLAPGESLGLAGESGSGKSTLALSVLRLLAPEAVRAVSGRILFKGRDVLTLADRDLRSLRGGAVATVFQDPFSALNPVLTVGEQIEEVLELHAGGRNPARVRDLLARVRLPEPDRIYASYPHQLSGGQRQRVCLAMAVAGGPDLLIADEPTTALDVTVQREILDLLDSLRRDLGMALLLVTHNIGLLSERTDRLGIMYAGELVEVGPTRAVLSDPRHPYTQGLLKSLPRLTKTADRLPALPGQPPDLGRLPAGCPFRPRCPGAFDRCEKESPVLRPVGVADRTAACHLLP from the coding sequence ATGACGGCGCTTTTGGAAATCCGGGACCTTCGGGTGGAATACCGTCGGGGGAACGTGGCCGCTGTGCGGGGCGTTTCGATCGATCTGGCGCCGGGGGAATCCCTGGGGTTGGCGGGGGAATCGGGGTCCGGCAAGTCGACCCTGGCGCTTTCGGTCCTTCGCCTGTTGGCGCCGGAAGCGGTGCGCGCCGTCTCCGGGCGAATCCTCTTTAAAGGGCGGGACGTGCTGACCCTGGCCGACCGAGACCTTCGTTCCCTTCGGGGCGGAGCCGTGGCGACGGTGTTTCAAGACCCTTTTTCCGCCTTGAACCCCGTGCTCACCGTGGGCGAACAAATCGAGGAAGTTTTGGAGCTTCACGCCGGGGGGCGGAACCCCGCGCGGGTTCGAGATCTTCTGGCCCGGGTTCGATTGCCCGAGCCCGACCGAATCTACGCTTCCTACCCCCACCAGCTTTCCGGCGGGCAACGGCAACGCGTGTGCCTGGCCATGGCCGTGGCGGGGGGGCCGGACTTGTTGATCGCCGACGAACCCACCACGGCCCTGGACGTCACCGTCCAGCGGGAGATTCTGGATTTGCTGGATTCCCTGCGCCGGGATTTGGGCATGGCGCTCTTGCTCGTGACCCACAACATCGGGTTGCTCTCGGAACGGACGGACCGGTTGGGCATCATGTACGCGGGGGAACTGGTGGAGGTGGGCCCGACCCGGGCGGTGTTGTCGGACCCCCGCCATCCCTACACCCAGGGGCTTTTAAAATCCCTGCCGCGGTTGACCAAGACCGCCGACCGCCTCCCCGCCCTGCCGGGACAGCCGCCCGACCTTGGCCGCCTTCCGGCCGGATGTCCCTTTCGCCCCCGGTGCCCGGGGGCCTTTGATCGATGCGAAAAGGAATCGCCGGTTCTCCGGCCGGTGGGCGTCGCCGATCGCACGGCGGCCTGCCACCTTCTGCCATGA